The sequence below is a genomic window from Pseudomonas cannabina.
TCGGCGAACTGACCCTTCACCCGTTTGCCAGCAAGAACATCCTCGTTCAGGCCTTGTTGATTCCGGTCAACTTCCTGCTGGAATTCGTGACGCTGATCGCCAAGCCGATTTCTCTGGCTCTGCGTCTGTTCGGCAACATGTATGCTGGCGAGCTGGTCTTCATTCTGATCGCCGTGATGTTCGGCAGCGGTCTGTTGTGGCTCAGCGGTCTGGGTATTGTTCTGCAGTGGGCGTGGGCTGTGTTCCACATCCTGATCATCACCCTGCAGGCGTTCATCTTCATGATGCTGACCATCGTCTACCTGTCGATGGCTCACGAAGATAACCATTGAGATTCGTCTCGCGACGCGTCTGATGACCGTCTCGCCAGTGGCGAGGCGGTGCCCGCAAGGGCTGATGTAAAAATGATTTTGTTTTACCGCTTCAATTAATAAAACCTAACCAATACGACGTAAAAGTCGGGAGGAAAGATGGAAACTGTAGTTGGTCTAACCGCTATCGCTGTTGCACTGTTGATCGGCCTGGGCGCACTGGGTACTGCAATCGGTTTCGGCCTGTTGGGCGGCAAATTCCTGGAAGGCGCTGCGCGTCAACCGGAAATGGTCCCAATGCTGCAAGTCAAAATGTTCATCGTTGCGGGCCTGCTCGACGCCGTGACCATGATCGGTGTCGGTATCGCTCTGTTCTTCACCTTTGCGAACCCCTTCGTTGGTCAACTCGCTGGCTGATCACTCGAATTTTCGAGCTGATTGGTGTGATGGACAACGAACGAGCGAGGTGTTGGCGTGAACATTAATGCAACCCTGATTGGTCAGTCCGTTGCGTTCTTCATCTTTGTGCTGTTCTGCATGAAGTACGTGTGGCCTCCGGTCATCGCTGCTTTGCACGAACGTCAGAAGAAGATCGCGGATGGACTGGACGCTGCTTCCCGAGCAGCTCGCGACCTGGAGCTGGCCCAAGATAAAGTGGGTCAACAACTGCGCGAAGCTAAAACTCAAGCAGCCGAGATCATTGAGCAAGCCAAGAAGCGCGGTACTCAGATTGTCGACGAGGCCCGTGATACGGCACGCGTTGAAGCTGACCGTGTGAAGGCTCAGGCTCAGGCCGAGATCGAGCAGGAACTGAACAGCGTCAAAGACGCCTTGCGCGCCCAGTTGGGTAGCCTGGCAGTCAATGGTGCAGAGAAGATTCTGGGCGCCACAATCGATCAAAACGCGCACGCGGAGCTGGTTAACAAACTGGCTGCTGAAATTTAAGCGAGGGCGATCATGGCAGAACTGACCACGTTGGCCCGACCTTACGCGAAGGCGGCCTTCGAGCATGCGCAGGCCCACCAGCAACTGGCCAATTGGTCAGCCATGCTCGGCCTGGCTGCTACGGTGTCGCAAGATGACACCATGCAGCGCATGCTCAAGGCCCCGCGACTGACGAGCGCACAAAAGGCCACCACTTTTATTGAAGTGTGTGGCGACAAGTTCGATGCCAAGGCACAGAATTTCATTCACGTCGTTGCTGAAAACGACCGTCTCCCGCTTCTGCCGGAGATCGCCGAACTGTTCGACCTGTACAAGGCCGAGCAGGAAAAATCGGTCGATGTGGATGTGACCAGTGCTTTTGCATTGAACCAAGAACAGCAAGACAAACTCGCCAAGGTTCTCAGTGCACGGCTCGGCCGGGAAGTGCGCCTGCATGCTGCGGAGGATGCCTCTCTCATAGGGGGTGTCGTAATCCGCGCCGGCGACCTGGTTATCGATGGCTCAGTTCGCGGCAAAATCGCGCAACTAGCCGAAGCATTGAAATCTTGAGTTTGAAGGGGCAGCAGAGCAATGCAGCAACTCAATCCTTCCGAAATAAGTGAAATCATCAAGGGTCGCATCGACAAGCTCGATGTAACCTCCCAAGCCCGTAACGAAGGCACAGTCGTCAGCGTATCTGACGGCATCGTGCGGATTCACGGTCTGGCCGACGTAATGTACGGCGAGATGATCGAGTTTCCGGGCGGCGTCTACGGTATGGCGCTGAACCTTGAGCAAGACTCCGTAGGTGCCGTTGTACTGGGCGCTTACACGACTCTGGCTGAAGGCATGAGCGCCAAGTGCACTGGCCGCATCCTCGAGGTTCCGGTAGGTAAGGAACTGCTGGGTCGCGTTGTCGATGCACTGGGTAATCCAGTTGACGGCAAAGGTCCGCTGAACAACACCGAGACCGATGCGGTCGAGAAAGTTGCTCCAGGCGTGATCTGGCGTAAGTCGGTAGACCAGCCTGTACAGACTGGCTACAAGGCTGTCGATGCCATGATTCCTGTCGGCCGTGGCCAGCGTGAGCTGATCATCGGTGACCGTCAGATCGGTAAAACCGCTCTGGCCATCGACGCAATCATCAACCAGAAGAACAGCGGCATCTTCTGCGTCTACGTAGCGATCGGTCAGAAGCAATCGACCATCGCCAACGTGGTTCGCAAGCTCGAAGAAAACGGCGCACTGGCTAACACCATCGTTGTGGCTGCAAGTGCTTCCGAATCCGCTGCGCTGCAATTCCTTGCACCGTACTCGGGTTGCACCATGGGTGAATTCTTCCGCGACCGCGGTGAAGACGCGCTGATCGTTTATGACGATCTGTCCAAGCAAGCAGTGGCCTACCGCCAGATTTCCCTGCTGCTGCGCCGTCCGCCAGGCCGTGAAGCTTACCCAGGCGACGTGTTCTATCTCCACTCCCGTCTGCTGGAGCGCGCATCGCGTGTTTCCGAAGAATACGTAGAGAAGTTCACCAATGGCGCAGTGACCGGCAAAACCGGTTCCCTGACCGCATTGCCGATCATCGAAACCCAGGCTGGCGACGTTTCCGCGTTCGTTCCGACCAACGTGATTTCCATCACTGACGGTCAGATCTTCCTGGAATCGGCCATGTTCAACTCCGGCATTCGCCCGGCTGTGAACGCCGGTGTTTCGGTATCTCGTGTGGGTGGTGCCGCTCAGACCAAGATCATCAAGAAGCTTTCCGGTGGCATCCGTACCGCTCTGGCTCAGTACCGTGAACTGGCGGCATTCGCCCAGTTCGCGTCTGACCTGGACGAGGCGACCCGCAAGCAACTTGAACATGGTCAGCGCGTTACCGAGCTGATGAAGCAGAAGCAATACGCACCAATGTCGATCGCTGACATGGCGCTGTCGCTGTATGCCGCTGAGCGTGGGTTCCTGACTGACGTCGAAATCGCCAAGATCGGCAGCTTTGAACAAGCGCTGATTGCTTACTTCAACCGCGATCACGCCGATTTGATGGCGAAGATCAACGTGAAGGGTGACTTCAATGACGAAATCGATTCTGGCATGAAAGCCGGTATCGAGAAGTTCAAGGCCACCCAAACCTGGTAAGCCGCAGCGGGGGCCGCAAGGCTCCCGCTTGCTAACCTGATAGGTGTTACATGGCAGGCGCAAAAGAGATTCGCAGCAAGATTGCGAGCATCAAAAGCACGCAAAAGATCACCAGCGCCATGGAAAAAGTGGCGGTCAGCAAAATGCGCAAGGCTCAAATGCGCATGGCTGCTAGCCGTCCTTACGCGGAGCGCATTCGTCAGGTGATTGGTCACCTGGCAAACGCCAACCCGGAGTATCGCCACCCGTTCATGATCGATCGCCCGGTAAAGCGCGTCGGTTATGTCGTTGTGAGCAGTGACCGTGGTCTGTGTGGTGGCTTGAATACCAACCTGTTCAAGACTCTGGTCAAGGACATGGCGGTGAACCGTGAAAACGGTGTAGAGATCGATCTGTGCGTGGTCGGCAGCAAAGGTGCGGCATTTTTCCGCAACTTCGGCGGTAACGTCGTCGCTGCGATCAGCCACCTGGGCGAAGAGCCGTCGATCAACGACTTGATCGGCAGCGTCAAGGTGATGCTGGATGCCTACCTGGATGGCCGTATTGATCGCCTGTCCGTGGTATCCAACAAGTTCATCAACACCATGACCCAGCAACCCACCGTGGAGCAGTTGATTCCGCTGGTGGCAACCCCGGATCAAGGGCTCAAGCACCACTGGGACTATCTCTACGAACCCGACGCCAAAGAGCTGCTGGACGGCCTGATGGTTCGCTACGTGGAATCGCAGGTGTACCAGGCGGTGGTCGAGAACAACGCAGCTGAACAAGCAGCGCGGATGATCGCGATGAAGAACGCCACAGACAACGCCGGTGATTTGATCAGTGATTTGCAACTGATCTACAACAAGGCGCGTCAGGCAGCGATCACCCAAGAGATCTCG
It includes:
- the atpE gene encoding F0F1 ATP synthase subunit C, whose product is METVVGLTAIAVALLIGLGALGTAIGFGLLGGKFLEGAARQPEMVPMLQVKMFIVAGLLDAVTMIGVGIALFFTFANPFVGQLAG
- a CDS encoding F0F1 ATP synthase subunit B gives rise to the protein MNINATLIGQSVAFFIFVLFCMKYVWPPVIAALHERQKKIADGLDAASRAARDLELAQDKVGQQLREAKTQAAEIIEQAKKRGTQIVDEARDTARVEADRVKAQAQAEIEQELNSVKDALRAQLGSLAVNGAEKILGATIDQNAHAELVNKLAAEI
- a CDS encoding F0F1 ATP synthase subunit delta, translating into MAELTTLARPYAKAAFEHAQAHQQLANWSAMLGLAATVSQDDTMQRMLKAPRLTSAQKATTFIEVCGDKFDAKAQNFIHVVAENDRLPLLPEIAELFDLYKAEQEKSVDVDVTSAFALNQEQQDKLAKVLSARLGREVRLHAAEDASLIGGVVIRAGDLVIDGSVRGKIAQLAEALKS
- the atpA gene encoding F0F1 ATP synthase subunit alpha codes for the protein MQQLNPSEISEIIKGRIDKLDVTSQARNEGTVVSVSDGIVRIHGLADVMYGEMIEFPGGVYGMALNLEQDSVGAVVLGAYTTLAEGMSAKCTGRILEVPVGKELLGRVVDALGNPVDGKGPLNNTETDAVEKVAPGVIWRKSVDQPVQTGYKAVDAMIPVGRGQRELIIGDRQIGKTALAIDAIINQKNSGIFCVYVAIGQKQSTIANVVRKLEENGALANTIVVAASASESAALQFLAPYSGCTMGEFFRDRGEDALIVYDDLSKQAVAYRQISLLLRRPPGREAYPGDVFYLHSRLLERASRVSEEYVEKFTNGAVTGKTGSLTALPIIETQAGDVSAFVPTNVISITDGQIFLESAMFNSGIRPAVNAGVSVSRVGGAAQTKIIKKLSGGIRTALAQYRELAAFAQFASDLDEATRKQLEHGQRVTELMKQKQYAPMSIADMALSLYAAERGFLTDVEIAKIGSFEQALIAYFNRDHADLMAKINVKGDFNDEIDSGMKAGIEKFKATQTW
- the atpG gene encoding F0F1 ATP synthase subunit gamma produces the protein MAGAKEIRSKIASIKSTQKITSAMEKVAVSKMRKAQMRMAASRPYAERIRQVIGHLANANPEYRHPFMIDRPVKRVGYVVVSSDRGLCGGLNTNLFKTLVKDMAVNRENGVEIDLCVVGSKGAAFFRNFGGNVVAAISHLGEEPSINDLIGSVKVMLDAYLDGRIDRLSVVSNKFINTMTQQPTVEQLIPLVATPDQGLKHHWDYLYEPDAKELLDGLMVRYVESQVYQAVVENNAAEQAARMIAMKNATDNAGDLISDLQLIYNKARQAAITQEISEIVGGAAAV